The DNA segment CACCTGAACGATTGAGCGAACTGATTGAGGCGATGCCTGCATAACCAATCAGTTTATCTGTTTTAACGCTGCAAATACCAAATGTCACACATGTTTTATTTGCGTTAATACTGACAACCAAGTTGAAATCTCCGTTTTAGACTGGGGATATGCATACGCTGACAGACTAAACTGAGTAACGTCACGATCGCATGACCACGCATAAAATTCCGCACTATCATTAATATCAAGCGATCTTAATTGGGCCTTATTTGTATCTAAAAACATCCTTTATACCTTTCATATTTAACGCTAATTTCAAACTGTAAAACTTAAATTAACATAATTAATGATAGTATAAAGCGGCGATCGAAAGTTATATTCCGCCCTGAGTCAGTTTCAGCGGATTGAGTAACTCACTCAATTTTTCACGTGATAATTCAGTGTGTTCTAGCGCCACATCAATGATCGCACGTTGCTCTTTGTAGGCTATCTTGGCAATTTTAGCCGCTAATTGATAACCAATAATTGGATTAAGTGCAGTCACCAAAATTGGATTTTTATCCAAGGCTTGCTCAATGTTTTGTTGCTGTACTTCAAAAGTTGCAATGGCTTTATCGGCTAATAACACCACATTATTACTGAGTAAGTGCATGCTATTAAGTAGGTTATTAGCAATCATAGGGAGCATGACATTAAGTTCGAAATTCCCTGATTGTCCACCAATAGTGATTGCAGTATCGTTGCCAATCACTTGCGCACAAACCATCGCCATCGCTTCTGGGATCACCGGATTTACTTTACCCGGCATAATTGAAGACCCAGGTTGCAAGGCTTCAAGCGCGATCTCGCCAAGACCCGACAGTGGGCCAGAGTTCATCCAACGTAAATCGTTCGCAATTTTCATCAATGACACCGCGGTCGTTTTTAACGCCCCTGACAATGCCACCGCAGTGTCTTGAGAGCCAATTAATGCAAATAGATTGTCCGCTGGGGTAAATTTAAGACCTGTTGCGGCACTCAATTGTTGATTGAATACACGGCTAAATTCGGCGTGAGCATTAATGCCAGTGCCAACCGCGGTACCACCTTGGGCTAAGCGCTGAATAACGGGTTGTAATGCGGTTAAATTGTCAATGTTTTGTTTTATTTGTGCACTCCAGCTATGCAGACTTTGGCTCATTTTAATTGGCATCGCATCCATTAAATGGGTACGCCCTGTTTTAACAAAATGATCGACGCTTTGTGCTTTGGTCTCTATCAGTTGAACTAAATGATTAAGTGCTGGTAGCAACTGATTGGCCAGTGCGAGTGCCGCACTTACATGGATGGTACTTGGAATCACATCATTACTACTTTGACCATAGTTAACATGATCATTAGCACTGACTGGTTCGCCAGCTATCTTAGTCGCAAGATGCGCAATAACTTCATTCGCGTTCATATTCGAGCTGGTGCCAGAACCAGTTTGAAACACATCAACCGGAAAATGCTGCATCATGTCATCCATTTCAGACAAATCTTTACAGGCCGAAATGATCGCATCTGCGATAGTTGGCGATACTAATTCAAGCTGTTTATTCGCCGCCGCGGCACTGGCTTTAATTTGAATTAAGGCGCGGATAAAACCAACGGGTAATTGTTGGCCACTGATGGGAAAGTTATTGACTGCGCGCTGGGTTTGAGCCCCATATAGAGCCGATGATGGCACTTCAAGTTCGCCCATACTGTCTGTTTCTATTCTAAAATTTGTCATTTTCGTCTCCGTAATTATCAGGTGAATAGCTCTAATTCAATAAAGTCGAATTAGCGTACGATTAACGTAATTTAAAAAGGATGTAGGTTGAATACCTGGGTTACATGTTCATTTTCATAATACTCCCAATTAAAGAGGATTAAAAATTGAGAATGAATCTTTTGCGGCGAACGTTAGTTGGATTAGTCCGTTGAAGCACTTTGCAGATTACAGTCAAGCATCCGCGTATCACTTTCAAGCTGTCGACTCAATTCAACTTCCGGCAACGGACGAGAAAACAGATAACCTTGAGCGAATCGACAAGCCAAGTCTACAAAATACTCGATAAGAACTTCTGCAACCTTGGGTGTGAAGGGTTTTCAAAAAAGTTCTCAGGTACGTCATCGACAAGCAGTTGACCATCTTCCATAAACAAAACTCTGTCAGCAACTTCGTTAGCAAAGCCCATTTCGTGAGTCACCACAACCATGGTCATGCCTTCTTCTGCCAGTGATTTCATCACCTCAAGTACCTCCCCGACCATTTCAGGGTCTAAAGCCGATGTGGGTTCATCAAATAACATCAAGTCTGGTTTCATGGCTAATGCTCTCGCAATCGCGACTCGTTGCTGTTGCCCCCCGGATAATTGACTTGGGTACACGTCCACTTTTTCTGCTAATCCGACTCGGGTAAGCAAACTTATAGCGTCTTTTTCAACTTGTTCTTTATCCAAATTAGATACTTTTAATGGCGCCAGCATCACGTTTTTTTTAACCGATAAATGGGGGAAAAGGTTAAACGACTGAAACACCATCCCAACGTTTTCACGTAATGCGTTAATGTTGGTAGCAGAGTCATACATATTGATGCCATCAATAGTGATGTCTCCACCTGTCACCGTTTCTAACTGATTTAACGTACGTAACAATGTCGATTTACCCGAACCTGATGGTCCAATAATGACCACCACTTCACCACGCTTAACAGTAATGGATACTTTTTTAAGTGCGTGACACTTGTTGGGGTATATTTTATCTACATCGACGGCGATCACCATATCCTCGCCTTTATAATTTGCTCTAGTCACTAGCTGCTAACCTCTTTTCTATGCGCTGAACGCCGAAAGACAACGTTGAAGTAAGTACAAGGTAAAGCGCAGCGACCGTAAACCACACTTCAAATGTAGCGAAACTGCCCGCAACCACTTCCCTGCCAGCTTTGGTTAAGTCTGTGATTGAGATGACTGATACTAAAGATGAGTCTTTGACCAAGTTAATTAACTGACCTGCCATTGGCGGTAAAGTACGCTTAAATGCCTGAGGTAAAATGACGTAAGTCATCGCTTTTGGATAACTCATACCCAACGAGCGTGCGGCTTCCATTTGACCAGGTGGAATAGACTGAATACCTGAACGTATAATCTCAGCAATATAAGCGCCGGTGAAAACAGATAAGGCCGCAATACCCGCGGTAAATCGATCTAAGTCGAAAATCGTCCCTAAGAAAAAATAGACAATAAATATCTGCACAAGTAACGGTGTGCCACGGATTATCTCGACGTATAAAAAAGCAAAATTCCGACTAAAAGGATTCGTAGATATACGCATTAATGCCGCGACTAAGCCAATGATAACCGCAAAAAATAGCGAGATAAGCGACAATTTAATGGTCATCAACAACCCTTGTAACAGTACCCCCATGCTCCGTTGATTGACGCTGGATATTACATCGCCTAAAAAAACAAAATCGCCATCACTGACAAATACATCATCCGCTTTGTCGATAATTAAATCGGGATCACCGTTGTCGAACTCGACTGTAATTATACCACTGTCATTAATGCTGACGATGCCATCATATTCAGCATAGGTTTCCCTTGGTGAATCATCTATTATGTAGGGGGCAACGCGATTCCATTGCCAAGTATAATCAATTTTTTGCGATGCAGAATAGATTGAATAACCCATTGCTGCCAAGGCGATGACAAACAGTAAATGCCACATCCAATTATTAGTTTTATTATGCATATCGATACCAAGATAAGAGCGACAACAAGCCAGAAGCAAAAGGCTTCTGGCCAATTCACTTATTTAATTTGTTTTAACCAAGCGTCACTCTTGAACCATTTGCTATAAATACGATCATACGTACCGTCACCTTTGATTTGGCGTAAGAAATTATTCAGGAAATTAATCATATCTGGATCACCTTGTTTTACAGCCCAACCAAGCGGCTCGTAAGTAAAAGGTTCAAGAATAACTGCAACTTTATCGCTATTTTGCGCGGCATAGATAGATACAAATGGCATATCGTAAATCATGGCATCGGCTTTACCGTTGATGACTTCTAAAGCAGCATCTGTTTCGGTTTCAAATGCATTGTATTTGGCTTTCTTAAGCATTCTTTTGACAACCATTTCACCTGTTGTGCCAAGTTTACTTGCCACCGTATATTTAGGATTGTTCAAATCTTTGTAACTTTTAATTACACCTTTAAGTTTCGGATTAAGAATGATAGATTGACCGACAACAATATACGGGTCGGCAAAGTTCACTTTCATATTACGCTGAGCATTCACCGTCATCCCAGCCATGATCACGTCACATTTGCCGGTAATAAGCGCAGGAATAATACCATCCCATGCGGTGTTGACCGGTATATATTTAACACCCATCTGTTTTGCCATCACTTTACCTAAGTCGACATCAAAACCTATGTAACGATTATTCTTTGCTTTCATCTCAAACGGCATATAGCCAGCATCAAAACACGCTCGTAGCTCACCAGACTCAGCAATACCGTCTAATACAGCACCTGCATTCACACTTGCAGAACAGAAGATTATTGTACCTAAAGCGATAACTTTACTGATTTTAGTCTTTATCATGTTAATTCCTTGTTACATTTTATAAAAATTAATCCATTAGTCGGCGTTTATTCATAAGAACCATTCTTCTGCATATGCACTAACCTAAGGCAAAAAACCACGGTTAATGTTTACATCTAAAAAACACTAAAATTAGTGATGTGATCTATATTGACACTGTAAAGCAGCTCATTAGACCTCAATGGAAAGGTAATTAGGAATATAGGGTAACTATGCCTAGCATAAAACAAATAATATTGAAACAACAGCCATAACAGAAAGTTAATATGTGCAACAATGCGTCAACCGTCACAAACAACAAAATAAACCGTGAAATAATGCACAAAGCATAATAAAAAAGCGCTTATTTTATTGAATATTTAAAAGACATTAAAAATACAGAAAAACGTAGGAACAGTTGAGATATCTACAAAATGTTAACCGAGAAGACAAATCACTATAAAAAATAAATGTGGTTATTGAATGGTATGTTCACACTTAGCGTTATTGCACACTAAGCCATCACTGGACATAAGTAAGTTATATTTCTTGTACTAGCTGATAGTAATATTCATTAGATTTAGTATCGAAAATAACCAAATCTTTCTTTAGTGTTTGTCGCCAGTGGAAATACCTGATGTCATAAACCTCACTCGCTAGTTAAGGCTCGCAGCACTATCATACTCATAATTAATTTGTGAGGTTTTTATGTTTCGATATCTTCTTTGTAGTTTTACGCTTGTACTGCTTTATCCCACCGCCATCGATCTTTATCTTGTTGGTTTACCACAAATTGCAGCTGACCTTAACGCAACAGAATCCCAGCTGCATTTTGCTTTTTCTATCTATTTGATAGGCATGGCAACTACAATGCTTATTGCAGGAAAAGTGGCCGACTCAATAGGCCGTAAACCTGTTGCTATTACTGGTGCCGCAATCTTTGCAGTATCATCTATATTTGGTGGAATGGCTGAACATAGTACGCCGTTTCTTATTGCTAGATTCATTCAGGGGATTGGCGCTGGTAGCTGTTACGTGGTTGCCTTTGCAATTATTCGGGATATTTTGGATGATATACAACGCGCTAAAGTACTTTCTATGCTCAACGGTATCACCTGTGTTATCCCTGTTATTGCGCCCGTGATTGGTTACCTTATAATGCTTAAATTTCCATGGTCAAGTCTGTTTATTATGATGGCTGTTATGGGGGGCGTGGTCTGTCTATTATCTTTACTGGTACTCAAAGAGACTAAGCCAAACAAGTTAGTTGTAATTAATGGCATTCATCCAGACCGTCACGCTGTGCAAGAATCATTCTTCGAGCGTTTTGATAGAAGCGAGTATTCTACCATTGTAGCCGGCACTGCTTTAGTCAGTATGATCACCTCGTTCTCCGCACCTTTTGCTTTATCTATATTTAAAGAACGCACCCTACTACTGGCATCACAAATATTGTTTGCACTATCTGCTGTGATTATAACATTCACACTTATCTCTAATTTTGATAATCAATTGTATTTGCTCAGTTTTGTACTGATATGTGCGGGTTTTGCAATTGGCTTTGGTGTATCCATGAGTCAAGCTCTTAGCCCATATTCTGCGCGCGCAGGAATGGCGAGTTCGTTGCTTGGTATTACCCAAGTGTCCTGCTCTGCATTGTATATCTGGTTAATGAGTGCTCTTGGCGTAAATGCACTGAATATGCTACTTACAACCTTGATTATAGGTAGCGTAATTAGCCTTGCTCTAATACTATTGATACCCAAACATTCTCACGGTCAGAAATATGAAAAGATCACTAGCCCAGCTTGATTTTAATTTGCTGTATACACTACAACTATTATCTAAAGAACATAGTGTGTCGAGAACTGCAAAAAAGTTGAATGTCACGCCATCTACCGTGAGCAAGTCGTTGAGAAAATTACGTGATTGGTTTGATGATCCTTTGTTTGTTAAAACCCCGAAGGGGTTAGCTCCTACCCCTTTCACACAGAGCATGGAACAAGATCTTTCAGATTGGCTACAGATAAGTCGCCAACTTCTGGAAAAACATAGCTGCGACTCACCAACAGGGATTCAATTTGATTTAGCTATTGAATCTCCGCTTCTGCTAACCATAATGAATGAACTAGTCCAGAAAATTCAGCAACATTATACCGACGCAAAAATAAAAACGCATAACTGGGATTACGACTCTTTAGAATCAATTATCCGTGGCGAAATTGATATTGGGCTCACGGGAAGAGAAAGCCATCCACGCTCTAAAGAGTCACTACATCTACTCCCTTACTTTATTGATTTTGAAATTATTTTTTATGATCTTCCTGTTGTATATTTGCGTAAAGATCATCCCGCTTTACAAGAGGAATGGAATCTCGATACCTTCCTCAAATACCCACATATCAATATCGTTTGGGAGAAGTGTGAAGCGTGGGCGTTAGATGAAGTACTAAGTGAACAGGGATTGAAGCGAGATATCACGCTTACTATGGCTAGCTTTGAGCAATCATTATTCATGTCGGCTCAACCAAACCAAAATATGATCACGACTGCACCTGCATATTGTCAACATTATACCAAGCAGCAACATCCAGATTTGTTGTGTTTACCCATCCCGGTAGACAAGGTTTATCATGATAAACTGCTAATTCCCTTCACGTTGATTTGGCATAAACGTAACGCTCACAATCCGAAGTTACTGTGGCTAAAGGAAACGATTAAATCACTGTATTACATTCAACAATAAGAGTGGCGAGTACGCTGCTAACAACAAAAAACAGAGCATATATTTATTTGTAGTAGCTAAGTAATACAGGCAACGGTTTTAAATTTATATCTTTAAATCATAGTCGGACAAATATGCATCTAATGCCAATACCTCAAATTCAATATTTTGATGGATACGCTTCATAGATCCACTATCAGTGCTGCTTCCCAAAGTGCAAAAAAGAGGCAAAAAGTGTTCCGGTGTCGGGTGATTAAACCCGGCATATGGCGCGTCATCTAAATAGTTAAACAGGCTTTTTATATTGCCAATATGTAGGGTTTTACAAACCCATAGGGTAAACAAATCTATTTTCTTCGCTCTATCGGTATCCAGACGCCATGGTCCCAACCACGATCAGCATCTAACCGCGATTCGATTCCGCCGTCTCTCAACAAGTCAACAACCTTTTGCGCCAGCTTAGGTGCACCCGGTGCTGGATAATTATGAGCGTATAGCGCATCAGGGAAACCTATATCCGAAGGAAAGTTAACGACGATTCTGGAAGAGTTTGAACCCGACCCGTTAGAGCTTTATGTTGTTTATGCTCACCGGCATCATTTAGCAAGCAAAGTACGCTGTTTCATTGATTTTATCAGTGACTACTTTGGCAGCCCTCCTTATTGGGAGCAGTATTAACGATGCAGCAGACTTATTTCTGCTGCATCAAGGTTAGTTGAAAATAGTCACGATAAATTCTTTAAACTTTAAATATATTAGCTTCTTCATGCAATTCGATGGCGAGATTGGCAACATCTAAACTCGCTTTAGAATTATGTTGTGAATCTCTTGCTTCAATAAATAGTCTTTTTCGTTACGTCTTAATTGAAGCACAGATATTTGTATGTCTTTCAAGTCAAACTGAATCTCATTTAGCGAGGCAATTGTATTTTTACTGACCGTAGTCTCTACATAAACAGCGGCAAACCCTAGAAAAACCAGGGTTATGATAAGAATTAATTTGGCTAATTCGGTGTTAGTGCTCAGTTATAACTGCGGGGGGGTTAACGTTACTGTAAACGGGCGTTCCAGCGTGCTAGATACCCCCAATTGGGTTGATTTTACAATTAATCAGAAGGCCTATGCAGAAGAAACTGACATTATCACAACAAAAGTATCTTGATATCATTAATGCAGCTAAAAAATATTTTGTCGAATATGGCTTTCTGCTTGCAAATATGGAAAGGATAGCGTCTTCCGCAGCCGTCTCTAAGCGTACGCTCTATCGCCACTTTAAAAGTAAAAAAATACTGTTTGAATCGGTATTAATCATTATTACTGACTCGGTAAATACAAGTTTGTCGTATAAATTTGATGACAGTAAAAGCACCGAGCTACAGCTTAACGAGATCGCATATGCAAAAATTGAGGTACTTTATGTTACTTACGGTATGCCATTAGCACGAACTATTGTGATGGAATTTATACGCCAGCCTAAGATGGCAAATAATTTTATTAAAAATTTTTATCATAATCGAGCGATCACTCAATGGTTTAATGAAGCAATTGAGGCGGGAAGACTAAAACCTGGCGATACAAAGTTAATGACAGACGTGTATATCAGTTTATTTCAAGGCTTGTTATTTTGGCCCCAAGCGATGAGTTCAAATGCAAAGCCGACAGATGATGTGATCAAGAGTAAAGTGGATACCGTGACATCTGTTTTTCTTCAATCGTATGGGCTGAATGACTAAGCACAACCAGCGTTGTGCTTAGTGGATACCCTATATTATGCCAATGTTAGCGGCTCCCCTCGCGCATCATCTTGTGCCTGATGGCGATGGTCACTCGCCAACCACTGATACAAAAGAGGCAGAACGATTAAGGTGAACACGGTTCCTATCATCATGCCTGCTACTAATATTACACCAATACTGTTTCGAGCCTCTGCGCCGGCTCCGGTGACCAATACCAACGGGAAATGTCCCAACACAGTTGCTGCAGTGGTCATCAATATTGGACGTAACCTCGTGCTAGCGGCCGCTTTCACGGCACTCAGTTTATCCATCCCTTGCAGCTGCATTTGATTGGCAAACTCGACAATTAAAATACCATTTTTAGTGATTAATCCCACCAGCGTGATCAAGCCGATTTGGGCATAAAGATTAACCGAAGTGAAGTCCAAAAACGCTAACATTAATGCACCAGACAATGCGAGTGGCGCACAACCAAGCAATACGACCAACGGATCTCTAAAACTATTGAATTGAATGACGAGTATAAAATAAACCACAATGAACGACACCATCAGTACCGATATCAAGGTATTACCTTCTTTGCGCATTTCTCGCGATTCACCGGCATAGTCAATCGAATAACCAGCGGGTAACAGCTCAGTTGCAATATCTTCTACTTGCGATAACGCCATCTCTTTAGTGATATGCGGTAACACGCCAGCGAATATTCTAAACGACTTTTGCTGGTTGAATGAACCTAATAATCGTGGACCTACTACTGGCTCAACATGCGCAAAACTCGACACAGTGACGGCATCGCCAGAAGGCGTGGTCACGTTAAGATCCAAAATCAGTTCTGGATTAAATCTTTTTTGTGCGTCCACCACAGGGATCACCCGATACGCTTTACCGTTATCGTTATATTGATTGACAAAATCATTGGATAATAAAACACTCAGCTGCCGATTGATCCCTGCAACGGTTAACCCCAGATCGGCAATAATCGTCTTATCGATCACTAACTGACTCTGTGCTAAATCTATTTTCAAGTCAGTATCGACAAACATAAAGCTTCCCGACTGATACGCTTTATTGATAATTTGTTGTGCATAACCCAACATATTTTCGTAACTATCATTGGCACGGATCACGACTTCGACATCAAACTGTCCAGCGGTCGGCAGCGCCGCAGGTAATATCGGAAATAAACTTAATGCACTGACTTGACCAAGTTGACCAAATAGCTGCGGTACAATCTCATGCACGGTGTGCTCACGTTTGTCTAGGCCATCAAGCACAACCCCACCAAAGCCGGCATTTTTAAACACCATTTGCCAAGTGAGTTTGCCGCCGTCGACGCCATTCATTATATCAGCCACTTGGAACATTTGATTTGTTGTATAATCCAACGATGCTTCAGGTGGCGCGGTAACCACGACATTGATTTCGCCTTGATCTTCTACTGGTGCCAATTCTTGTTTTGATAATAAATAAAACGGCACCGCTAGCAAACTAAAGATAATGGCGCAAAACATCACTTGTGCTCGCCAGCTAAACAGGACATCTAATGCGCTGACATACTGTTGCTGTAGACGCTCAAAATAGCCATTAATCATTAGCGTAAATTTACCTTCATGCCCGCCTTGTGGCAAAACAAATGCACTCATAATGGGAGAAAGTGTCACTGCGACTAGCCCTGAGATCAGCACGGCAATCGCCAGGGTAAAGGCAAATTCTTTAAATAAGAAACCTGTTAACCCAGATAAAAAACCAATCGGCACATATACCGCCGCTAAGGTGAGGGTCATTGCAATCACAGGGACGAGCAACTGACGCGAACTCATTAGTGCCGCCTCAACGCGCCCTTTCCCCTCGCGCATGTGTCGCGCCACATTTTCCACCACGACGATGGCATCATCTACCACTAAACCAATCGATAAAACAATGGCTAAAATAGTCAATAGATTAAGCGAAAAGCCCATTAGTGACATCACACCAATTGCGCCTAAAATCGAAATAGGAATAGTGATCAGTGGCACCATGGCACTTCTCAATGAGCCCATCATTAAGATCACCACAATCCCCACCAAAAACACCGTCTCCAGTAGTGTGGTAAATATTTCCTTAATGGCGTCTCGCATGTATAGCGTACCGTCATAACCGACGGTGATACGAATTTGATCCGGAAGCTGTTGATTTAATTCGCCAATCTTTTTATAAAGCGCGTCGCCGATATTTATCTCATTCGCACCCGGTAGCGGCCACACGCCGATAAAGATCGTTTGGTCGTGATCGAGGCGGGCATCGGCAAACCCTTCCACTTCTCCTTTTTCGATAGTCGCGACATCCCCTAACCGGATTTGCGTACCATCGATGCTAACGATCACCAATTGTTCAAATTCTGCCACAGTGCTGAGTAATGTGTTGGCCATTAGGTCAACACGTTGTCTGTTATTCTTGCTGTAACCAAGCGTTGCAATAGTATTATTTTCTCGCAGGGCGGTGACCACTTGACTGGCACTAATATTAAACACAGCAAGCTTGTCGGAATCAATCCAAATGCGCATTGCAGGGTCGCGTCCTCCCTCGAAGGTGACTTTTTGTACGCCGCGAATATCACTCAATGCCGGCATAACATTACGACTGAAATAATCAGTGATCTGACTACGTGGTAAATCACCAGATTCAATATTTAAATAAAATAACGCGTTTACTCTATCGGCACGCACCACTGATATCGCAGGATCTTGCGCCCCTTGCGGAAGCTCAAATTTTATTTGGCTAAGTTGCGCCGTGAGTTCTGCTAATGCAGCGGTTGAGTCATAGTTAAGATCTAGCCAAGCCGTCACCTTACTACTCCCAGCTATCGTCACCGAATCAACATAATCAACACCCGGCACGGTAGAGGCAACACGCTCGATAGGTTCGGTAATATACCCTTTAACTACCTCCGCTGAGGCGCCGGTGTAAACCGTGTTAATCACTAAGGAAGTACTTTCAATTGTTGGAAATTGCTGCACCGAAATACTACGTGATGAATAAATACCGGCAATTATTATCAACAACGACAAGACAATGGCCAACAGTGGTCTCGTGACAAAGATATCCATAATCGACTTGTTATTTTCGTGGACGGCGCTCATTATTTTACCCCCGCAACAGGGGATAACATAGTATCTGAGTCATTCGCTTTGTCGGCAAAAACCAACAATTCAGGTCTTAATTTAAATGCACCTATGGTAGCAATTAACATACCTTGTTCTAACCCTTGGCGTACCACATGGTTGTCACCATCACGTGGCCCCAATTCAACGTTACGTTTTTTCGCGCGGAACTGTCCTTGCTCATCCTTAACCAGTTCAAACACAAAACTACCAAAAGGACTTCTGACAATTGCTGAGTTTGGCACAATGACCACTTTCTCGGCGGCTTTAGGGATCACGACTTTAACTAATTCATTGTGAAATAACAGTTCGCGGCTGGCATTGATTTGCGCACGATACTGTAAATGTCGTGATGCTACGTCCATTTGACTATGCTTGCCGATGATTGTCGCAGGCATTACTTGCGGTGTATCCGATTGGCTGATTTTTTTAATCGTCACCTGGCTATCAAGTGATAATTTGCTCATCGTTTGTGGTAATTTAAAATCGACCCACATGTCGTTGTTATCACCTACCAAGGTAGTTAGGCTGACATTAGCGCTGAGAAACTGTCCAACTTCATAGGTTTCGAGTCCCATGGTGCCACTAAAAGGCGCAAGTACTTGTTTCTTACTAATGACACTTTCAAAGTTAGCGATATTAGCTCGGCTAATTTGATAATCAGCCAATGCCGAATCGACTAGCTGCTGGCTTACTTGATTACCAGAAAATAGCTTTTTATTACGCTCTAAAGTCGTTTTAGCTAACTCAAATGAAGCTTTCGCGGCTTGCAGCTGTGCTCGCTCTTCACTGGTATTGAGTGCAATCAATAACTGTCCTTGCACAACATGCCTACCAGCGCTGTAATTAACTTGTTCAATCGTACCAGGCAATTGGTTATGCAAAGTCACGACTTGGATTGCTCGCACCTGTCCGGTAACTTGATACGTTGGTTGATAGTTTGATGATTGGGTCCACAATGTTTCCACCGTAGCAGACGGCTCAGGAAACGATTCACCAAACGCAATGGCTGCTTGTACCTGTTGAAACTTGATAAATGCTAAACAGCCGATACTAACCACAACAATCGAAACGGCAACAATCCAGCGACGTAAACTCATATTAATTCTCCTAAGGCTTGCTATTTTATTATCGTAAGTTATGTTCAGTTAACAATTTCGCGGTATGTTTTATTCCGGCGCTGTCGAGTGGTTTTTGCCATTGATAAGAATTAAACAACCGAGTAAATATTCGTACAATTGGCGCATCACAGGCTGTAGGCTCATGCAACTGCGCGTCGCCTTGGGCAATTTCGCGAATTTGCACCACACGCATGACACTTTGATAACCTACTGTTAATGCCCAGCCGCCAAGATTAATTTC comes from the Moritella yayanosii genome and includes:
- a CDS encoding TetR/AcrR family transcriptional regulator is translated as MQKKLTLSQQKYLDIINAAKKYFVEYGFLLANMERIASSAAVSKRTLYRHFKSKKILFESVLIIITDSVNTSLSYKFDDSKSTELQLNEIAYAKIEVLYVTYGMPLARTIVMEFIRQPKMANNFIKNFYHNRAITQWFNEAIEAGRLKPGDTKLMTDVYISLFQGLLFWPQAMSSNAKPTDDVIKSKVDTVTSVFLQSYGLND
- a CDS encoding efflux RND transporter permease subunit, with protein sequence MSAVHENNKSIMDIFVTRPLLAIVLSLLIIIAGIYSSRSISVQQFPTIESTSLVINTVYTGASAEVVKGYITEPIERVASTVPGVDYVDSVTIAGSSKVTAWLDLNYDSTAALAELTAQLSQIKFELPQGAQDPAISVVRADRVNALFYLNIESGDLPRSQITDYFSRNVMPALSDIRGVQKVTFEGGRDPAMRIWIDSDKLAVFNISASQVVTALRENNTIATLGYSKNNRQRVDLMANTLLSTVAEFEQLVIVSIDGTQIRLGDVATIEKGEVEGFADARLDHDQTIFIGVWPLPGANEINIGDALYKKIGELNQQLPDQIRITVGYDGTLYMRDAIKEIFTTLLETVFLVGIVVILMMGSLRSAMVPLITIPISILGAIGVMSLMGFSLNLLTILAIVLSIGLVVDDAIVVVENVARHMREGKGRVEAALMSSRQLLVPVIAMTLTLAAVYVPIGFLSGLTGFLFKEFAFTLAIAVLISGLVAVTLSPIMSAFVLPQGGHEGKFTLMINGYFERLQQQYVSALDVLFSWRAQVMFCAIIFSLLAVPFYLLSKQELAPVEDQGEINVVVTAPPEASLDYTTNQMFQVADIMNGVDGGKLTWQMVFKNAGFGGVVLDGLDKREHTVHEIVPQLFGQLGQVSALSLFPILPAALPTAGQFDVEVVIRANDSYENMLGYAQQIINKAYQSGSFMFVDTDLKIDLAQSQLVIDKTIIADLGLTVAGINRQLSVLLSNDFVNQYNDNGKAYRVIPVVDAQKRFNPELILDLNVTTPSGDAVTVSSFAHVEPVVGPRLLGSFNQQKSFRIFAGVLPHITKEMALSQVEDIATELLPAGYSIDYAGESREMRKEGNTLISVLMVSFIVVYFILVIQFNSFRDPLVVLLGCAPLALSGALMLAFLDFTSVNLYAQIGLITLVGLITKNGILIVEFANQMQLQGMDKLSAVKAAASTRLRPILMTTAATVLGHFPLVLVTGAGAEARNSIGVILVAGMMIGTVFTLIVLPLLYQWLASDHRHQAQDDARGEPLTLA
- a CDS encoding efflux RND transporter periplasmic adaptor subunit, giving the protein MSLRRWIVAVSIVVVSIGCLAFIKFQQVQAAIAFGESFPEPSATVETLWTQSSNYQPTYQVTGQVRAIQVVTLHNQLPGTIEQVNYSAGRHVVQGQLLIALNTSEERAQLQAAKASFELAKTTLERNKKLFSGNQVSQQLVDSALADYQISRANIANFESVISKKQVLAPFSGTMGLETYEVGQFLSANVSLTTLVGDNNDMWVDFKLPQTMSKLSLDSQVTIKKISQSDTPQVMPATIIGKHSQMDVASRHLQYRAQINASRELLFHNELVKVVIPKAAEKVVIVPNSAIVRSPFGSFVFELVKDEQGQFRAKKRNVELGPRDGDNHVVRQGLEQGMLIATIGAFKLRPELLVFADKANDSDTMLSPVAGVK